The DNA sequence GGTTCGCGCCGAAGCGCATCGACCTGCGCCGCGACGGCAACCGGCGGCTGTTCCGCGACCGCTACGAGTTCTTCGAGGCCGAAGGCGTCAACGAGGTGATCGGGGCCGTCCTCGCCGACGTACCCGTCACCTGCGGTGTGACGATCCTGGCCGATGACCTGCCCGAGCTCGCCCGCCGGTTCGACGCCGTCGTCATCACCGCGCCGCTCGACGACTTCCTCGGTCGCTCCGGCGAGCTCGAGTGGCGGGGGATCACGATGCGTTCGACCTACCACCCCGTCGACGACGAGGGGGCCACGCGCACCCCCGCGTACGTCGTGAACCGCCCGTCGCTGCGGGTGCCGTACACCCGCACGGTCGAGACGAAGCACGCGACCGGTCAGCGCGCGCCGGGCACGGTCGTCAGCGAGGAGTACCCGGGCGCGCCCGCGCGGCACTACCCCGTCCCGACCGTGGACCGCGTGAACGAGCGCCGCAACGCCGAGCTGAAGGCGGAGATCGAGGCTGGCGCTCCGCTGCCCGTGCTCTTCGCGGGACGGCTGGCGAACTACCTCTACATCAACCAGGACGAGGCGATCAGCCAGGGCATGGCCTGCGCCGACCGCACCGCGGCGCTGCTCGCTCGTTGACGCCGCGACGCGACGTTTGCGGGCCCTCCCGGCGAGGGTAGGTGGCAGCGGAGCCCGGCCACCAACTCGCCCGGCGAACGAGCGAGGAAGGGCTTCCTGTGGGCATCGAGTTCGTCGGGGGTTTCGAAAGCACGTACCTGCCGGCGCACGACCGTGACGTCTTCGAGACGTCGGGGCACGCCACCGCGTGGGCGCAGGACGTCGAGCTGCTGCGTTCGGCCGGCGTTCGCCGGCTGCGCTACCCGGTGCGCTGGCACCGCGTCGAGCCCTCCCCCGGCGCGTACGACTGGCGGGTGACCGACGCGACGCTCGGTCATCTGCGCGAATGCGGGATGGGCGTGATCGTCGACCTCGTGCACCACACGAGCTACCCCGCCTGGCTCACCGACGGCTTCGCCGACACCCGCTTCGGGACCGCGTACCTGCGTTTCTGCGAGGCGTTCGCCGCCCGCTACCCCTGGACCCGTGAGTACACGCTGTTCAACGAGCCGTTCTCGACGCTCTTTCTGGCCGGGCACGAGGCGATCTGGCCGCCCTACGGGCGCGGCATGGCGGACCTCGTGCGGCTGTTCCGCAACGTGCTCCCGGCGGTCGC is a window from the Egibacteraceae bacterium genome containing:
- a CDS encoding UDP-galactopyranose mutase, which encodes MPQRVAIVGAGWTGAVTARLLDEGGVSVEVFERAAVVGGHSRVETINGVVYEPNGAHIFHTSDEEVAAFVKRFGMGRPYEHKVLTEVFLSDDDDEAWMLSWPPQVAELEALPIWSQIARELSELPPEPHGDDFATFAVSLMGPTLYRLFIEGYTVKQWGRQPSELSSRFAPKRIDLRRDGNRRLFRDRYEFFEAEGVNEVIGAVLADVPVTCGVTILADDLPELARRFDAVVITAPLDDFLGRSGELEWRGITMRSTYHPVDDEGATRTPAYVVNRPSLRVPYTRTVETKHATGQRAPGTVVSEEYPGAPARHYPVPTVDRVNERRNAELKAEIEAGAPLPVLFAGRLANYLYINQDEAISQGMACADRTAALLAR